A single window of Pectobacterium parmentieri DNA harbors:
- the tssM gene encoding type VI secretion system membrane subunit TssM — MFKTIITFLRKQLPKLKPSWLLLGALLWVVVLVLAWWLGPSLTVGESRPLQGIWGRVVFTLVWLWLAFSYSAWLVWRRVQLMRSERHEQQVTEQDPLQVYVDGQQTFLDRWLDAFQTQLGKKALYAMPWYLTIGLAGSGKSSLIHRANPANKMNPKLDAELRDVAAGQQVSSWVGESAVIWDPSGQLLAQPELEGDALGQRHARLWQHLLQWLSENRRRQPLNGLVLTLDISWLAQAGVADRKAYAQVMRARLQEISVSINTRLPVYIALTRLDMLSGFDKVYRQLNRDARQAVLGVTFTPQASNSKGWLEELERFWDEWVTHLNDNLPDMLLTQSDRSVRNSLFSFVRQLAGVKDYVMEVLTETLAIGEDRAFLIRGVYVSSVYQQGVPFDAFAQSASRRYQLPEPINPALRGESNTFFVQRLFPDVIFPEASLAGENRLHSLYRRRRLSIGVGCMLLAGLVLVGSWHHFYRVNEEAGRNVLTKAQAFIGTNELEGQPGYGYQQLPRLNLIRDATLSFGNYHERTPLLADLGLYQGDKIGPYVEGTYLQMLNQRFLPAVMQGLLEDLNQAPANSEQKLTILRVMRMLDDASGRNKALVEQFMAQRWQKAFPAQGQVQEELMQHLDYALDHTNWHQSREQKDAVAISTFAPFNGPITLAQQELSKLPMYQRVYQSLVMKATQVLPPDLAIRDEVGPTFDPVFSLRNDKAGSVPRLLTYPGFSDYYLKQDKALLELTALDAWVLGQRERAQFSEADRREILRQVNDRYITDYINQWQKVLANIDVQALDTPEQALDILTDITGNDQPFQRVLTTVSDNTRIRKLADDDNDTAQNINTRTGRPFMTINAALSGRGEQGPLVQEVNQKLTDLYHYLDQIVNATDPGQAALKAMQARQGNKFADPVFALQQYARSLPAPLDRWVGQLAGESASLVTGLAMSSLNQEWLDKVVTPFNEKLANRYPFDPSSDKDVPLSEMEMFFMTGGTLDSFYQTNLKAMMESGMLEEGMASPMQAELMKQLERANRIRQTLFNAQGSLEVHFVLEPLELTANKRRSVLNLDGQLLEYSHGRRQKTPLVWPNSMRDGAESKLTLVPDDRERSPRSLSFNGPWAMFRLINSDQLTKVNENTFDVRFSLENGAMTYRVYTDASHNPFAGGLFSQFTLSDSLY, encoded by the coding sequence ATGTTTAAAACAATTATAACCTTTCTACGCAAGCAGTTGCCTAAACTGAAACCCTCCTGGCTGCTTTTGGGGGCGCTACTGTGGGTCGTGGTGTTGGTTCTGGCCTGGTGGCTGGGGCCGAGTTTGACGGTAGGCGAGTCGCGTCCGTTACAGGGGATCTGGGGCCGCGTGGTGTTCACGCTGGTCTGGCTGTGGCTGGCGTTCTCCTATAGTGCCTGGCTGGTATGGCGGCGTGTGCAACTGATGCGGTCAGAGCGTCATGAGCAACAGGTGACCGAGCAGGATCCCCTACAGGTGTATGTCGACGGCCAGCAGACGTTTCTCGATCGCTGGCTGGACGCGTTTCAGACCCAGTTGGGTAAAAAAGCGCTGTATGCGATGCCGTGGTATCTGACGATTGGTTTGGCTGGCAGTGGTAAAAGTAGCCTGATCCACCGTGCCAACCCGGCAAATAAAATGAATCCGAAGCTGGATGCAGAGCTGCGGGATGTGGCAGCAGGCCAGCAGGTGAGCAGTTGGGTCGGAGAATCTGCCGTCATCTGGGATCCTAGCGGGCAGCTACTGGCACAGCCTGAATTGGAAGGCGATGCGCTCGGGCAGCGTCATGCTCGGCTATGGCAGCACCTGCTACAGTGGCTCAGTGAGAATCGCCGCCGCCAGCCGCTTAACGGTCTGGTTCTTACGCTGGATATCTCCTGGCTGGCACAGGCTGGTGTCGCAGATCGCAAAGCCTACGCGCAAGTCATGCGTGCCCGTTTGCAGGAAATTTCGGTCAGCATCAATACGCGTTTACCGGTGTATATCGCACTGACTCGGTTGGATATGCTGAGCGGCTTCGACAAGGTCTATCGCCAGTTGAACCGCGACGCGCGTCAGGCGGTATTAGGGGTGACGTTTACCCCACAGGCGAGCAACAGCAAAGGCTGGTTAGAAGAGCTGGAGCGTTTTTGGGATGAGTGGGTCACGCACCTGAATGACAACCTGCCAGACATGCTGTTGACCCAATCGGACAGAAGCGTGCGCAATTCGCTGTTCTCGTTTGTTCGCCAGTTGGCCGGGGTGAAAGACTATGTGATGGAAGTGCTGACGGAAACGTTAGCAATAGGTGAAGATCGCGCGTTCCTGATCCGTGGCGTCTACGTCAGCTCTGTTTATCAACAAGGGGTGCCGTTTGATGCTTTTGCACAGTCGGCCTCCCGACGTTATCAACTGCCAGAGCCGATTAACCCCGCGCTGCGCGGTGAATCGAATACGTTTTTTGTCCAGCGTCTCTTCCCTGACGTCATTTTCCCTGAAGCCAGCTTGGCCGGAGAAAACCGACTGCATAGCCTCTATCGTCGGCGTCGGTTGAGTATTGGTGTGGGCTGCATGCTGCTCGCCGGTTTGGTGCTGGTGGGCAGTTGGCACCATTTCTATCGGGTCAATGAAGAAGCCGGGCGTAACGTACTGACGAAAGCGCAGGCGTTTATCGGCACTAATGAACTGGAAGGCCAACCGGGCTACGGCTATCAGCAGTTGCCGCGTCTGAATTTGATTCGTGATGCGACATTATCTTTTGGTAACTATCACGAACGCACGCCGCTGCTGGCCGATCTGGGTCTGTATCAGGGCGATAAGATCGGGCCTTATGTCGAGGGCACCTATCTGCAAATGCTGAATCAGCGCTTTTTACCGGCGGTGATGCAGGGGTTGCTGGAGGATTTGAATCAGGCGCCTGCCAATAGCGAGCAAAAACTGACCATTCTGCGTGTGATGCGCATGCTGGACGATGCTTCTGGGCGCAATAAAGCGCTGGTCGAACAGTTTATGGCGCAGCGCTGGCAAAAGGCATTTCCTGCTCAAGGTCAGGTGCAGGAAGAACTGATGCAACATCTGGATTACGCCCTCGATCATACCAACTGGCATCAGTCCCGTGAGCAAAAAGATGCGGTAGCGATTAGCACTTTTGCACCGTTTAATGGGCCGATTACGCTGGCTCAGCAGGAACTAAGCAAACTGCCGATGTATCAGCGCGTTTATCAGAGTCTGGTCATGAAGGCGACTCAAGTGCTGCCGCCGGATTTAGCGATCCGTGATGAAGTCGGGCCGACGTTTGATCCGGTGTTTTCGCTGCGTAACGACAAAGCGGGGAGTGTGCCACGACTGCTAACCTATCCCGGCTTCAGTGATTATTACCTCAAGCAGGACAAAGCGCTGCTAGAGCTGACGGCATTGGATGCCTGGGTTCTGGGACAGCGTGAACGTGCACAGTTCAGCGAGGCCGATCGGCGGGAAATTCTGCGTCAGGTGAATGACCGCTACATTACGGATTACATCAACCAGTGGCAGAAAGTGTTAGCGAACATTGATGTGCAGGCGCTCGATACGCCAGAACAGGCGCTCGATATCCTCACGGACATTACCGGTAACGATCAGCCCTTCCAGCGCGTGCTGACGACGGTCAGTGATAACACCCGCATTCGTAAGCTTGCCGATGATGATAACGACACGGCGCAGAACATCAATACGCGTACTGGTCGTCCGTTTATGACCATCAATGCGGCGCTGAGTGGACGCGGTGAGCAGGGGCCGCTGGTGCAAGAGGTCAATCAGAAACTGACCGATCTCTATCACTATCTCGACCAGATCGTTAACGCGACCGACCCGGGACAGGCGGCATTGAAGGCGATGCAGGCACGGCAGGGAAATAAATTTGCCGATCCGGTATTTGCCTTACAGCAATATGCTCGCAGCCTCCCTGCGCCGTTGGACCGCTGGGTAGGACAATTAGCCGGAGAGAGCGCCAGTCTGGTGACTGGGCTCGCGATGTCATCGCTGAATCAGGAATGGCTGGATAAAGTCGTGACGCCATTCAACGAGAAGCTGGCGAATCGTTACCCCTTCGATCCGTCATCCGACAAAGATGTGCCGCTATCGGAAATGGAAATGTTCTTCATGACGGGCGGAACGCTGGACAGCTTCTATCAAACCAACCTCAAAGCGATGATGGAAAGCGGCATGCTGGAAGAAGGCATGGCGTCGCCTATGCAGGCCGAGCTGATGAAACAGCTTGAACGCGCTAATCGTATCCGTCAGACCCTGTTTAATGCGCAGGGCAGCCTGGAAGTGCATTTCGTTCTGGAACCGCTGGAATTAACGGCGAACAAGCGCCGCAGCGTGCTGAATCTGGATGGACAGCTACTGGAATACAGCCACGGCCGTCGCCAGAAAACGCCGCTGGTGTGGCCAAACAGTATGCGCGACGGGGCTGAAAGCAAGTTAACACTGGTGCCGGACGATCGTGAGCGCTCGCCGCGCAGCCTGAGCTTTAACGGGCCGTGGGCCATGTTCCGGTTAATCAATAGCGATCAACTGACGAAGGTTAATGAGAACACCTTTGACGTGCGTTTCTCGCTGGAGAATGGGGCGATGACGTATCGCGTTTATACCGATGCCAGCCATAACCCGTTTGCTGGTGGTCTGTTCAGCCAATTCACGTTGTCTGACTCGCTTTATTAA